A genomic window from Triticum urartu cultivar G1812 chromosome 7, Tu2.1, whole genome shotgun sequence includes:
- the LOC125523124 gene encoding uncharacterized protein LOC125523124 (The sequence of the model RefSeq protein was modified relative to this genomic sequence to represent the inferred CDS: added 18 bases not found in genome assembly), which yields MPPSELPWRLPPPPPPHPTATKPTSPPPSAAARCAEDEAHVARRSYCRRRLRAGRVRQDTRRARAFSCGGARPPREWLGELNAPVSLEESSRGFCSGYGLGNQSCRSCLIPRGTCPKSESLMDKVKEAMGRSELARRRLDCLKFPRLPELCSLRYDLAISTRSISCNEEVPDSKTIQEIYNPSKGRYQEFYQ from the exons ATGCCCCCATCAGAACTCCCATGGCGActccccccgccgccgccgccgcatccaACCGCGACGAAGccgacctcgccgccgccatcgGCTGCTGCGCGCTGCGCCGAGGACGAGGCCCACGTCGCCCGCCGATCTTACTGCCGGAGGCGCCTCCGCGCCGGGCGCGTTCGCCAAGATACCCGCCGTGCACGGGCCTTTTCGTGCGGCGGCGCAAGACCTCCACGCGAATGGCTGGGCGAGCTCAACGCTCCCGTCAGTCTGGAAGAATCCTCGCGTGGATTCTGCAGTGGTTACGGATTGGGGAACCAAAGCTGTCGCTCTTGTTTGATCCCACGTGGCACGTGCCCCAAATCGGAGTCCCTTATGGATAAAGTGAAGGAAGCCATGGGGAGGAGTGAATTAGCGAGGAGGAGATTAGATTGCCTAAAGTTCCCAAG GCTGCCTGAGCTTTGCTCTCTGCGGTATGATCTGGCCATTTCCACTCGCTCGATATCTTGCAATGAGGAGGTACCAGATAGCAAAACTATACAGGAGATATATAACCCATCAAAGGGAAGATAC